A single genomic interval of Pseudorasbora parva isolate DD20220531a chromosome 21, ASM2467924v1, whole genome shotgun sequence harbors:
- the atoh1c gene encoding musculin: MHHPDSSYAQLIWKEAERARSDPRPGSAAGWREERAQGRASRDPCALVQLRLSGHAYPDEDQSAIARARRRRRLAANARERRRMLGLNVAFDRLRSVIPNVESDRKLSKSETLQMAQIYISTLSELLEEERDCDPEFSYPALTMGEQGQVIVNGSSATEDTKPEQKTVPACRIRSYAGNLRHPTCCDPKTPELLVDSHYLERSNGAK, encoded by the coding sequence ATGCACCATCCAGACAGTTCTTATGCGCAGCTCATTTGGAAAGAGGCAGAGAGAGCTCGCTCTGACCCACGTCCCGGATCAGCAGCGGGCTGGAGGGAGGAGAGGGCGCAGGGCAGGGCGAGCCGCGACCCGTGCGCTCTCGTCCAGCTTCGGCTCTCCGGACATGCATATCCCGACGAAGACCAGAGCGCCATTGCCCGAGCCCGGAGACGTCGCAGACTGGCTGCCAACGCCCGTGAAAGAAGGAGGATGCTGGGCTTGAATGTGGCCTTCGACCGCCTGAGGAGCGTCATTCCTAACGTGGAGAGCGACAGGAAGCTATCCAAGTCCGAGACGCTTCAGATGGCACAGATCTACATCAGCACTCTGAGCGAGCTGCTGGAGGAGGAAAGAGACTGTGACCCGGAATTCAGTTACCCAGCTTTAACGATGGGCGAGCAGGGTCAGGTCATCGTGAATGGTTCATCGGCGACCGAAGACACCAAACCAGAGCAAAAAACTGTCCCCGCTTGTAGGATAAGATCATATGCTGGGAATTTAAGGCATCCCACTTGCTGTGACCCCAAAACACCAGAACTCTTAGTGGACTCACACTATCTTGAGAGGAGCAATGGAGCAAAATAA